The genomic region CAAAAAACCAAATGGTATATATTTTTTTGTCCAACAGGGTTTATCCCACCCGAAAAAACAGAAATTTGTATACTTTGAACATACGCTCTGCAATACAACACGTATTTTATCAAGCTAGTTTGCCGTTGGAATACGATCGTTGATTCCTTTAGATTTGGTATCTTCGTTTTAAAATTCGTTCCATGGGGCTTCTTATTTTTTACGCTGTTATCTCAATTTTCTTTTCGTTTTTGTGCTCTATACTTGAGGCTGTCCTATTAAGTGTCAACCCTACATTCGTAAACCTTAAGAAAAAAGAAGGCAAATCCTATGCATTGACCTTGGAAGCGCTAAAAAAAGATGTAGACAAACCCCTTATTGCTATACTTACCCTAAATACCATAGCACATACCGTTGGCGCCATTCTCGTAGGAGTGCAGGCCAAGGCCGCCTATGCACAATTATACGGCAGTTCGGAAAAAACGGTTTTTGGTCTTACGTTCTCAGAAGATCTTATGGTGGGTGTGGTTTCTACGGTCATGACCATACTTATTTTGGTGGCATCGGAAATAATTCCCAAGACCATTGGGGCTACCTATTGGCGACAATTGGCCAATTTTACGGCAAAGTCGCTCAAAATAATGGTGCTTGCCCTAAAGTATACGGGCCTTTTATGGATTTTACAGTTATTTACCAAATTGGTGGGCAGCAAAGGGCACCATGGCAGTGTTTTAAGCCGTGAGGATTTTACCGCCATGGCCGATATCGCCCATGAAGATGGGGTTTTTGAAAAATCCGAATCAACTATTATCAAAAACTTGCTACGTTTTGATGAAGTATGGGTAAAAGATATCATGACGCCCAGGGCCGTGGTCAAAATTGCATCGGAACAAATGACCATCAAAGAGTTTTTTGCCGAGAATCCCAAACTTAGATTCTCTAGAATTCCGATATATGGAGGCAAAGTGGACAATATTACCGGATTTGTTCTCAAGGATACGATTCTGGAGGAAATTATAAACGAAAGAGGAAACTTGCCCTTGTCGGAAATTCGGCGCGATATCCTTATTACCAAGCGCAGTACGCCCATTCCCCAACTATTTGACACCTTGATCGCAAAAAGAGAGCACGTTGCCTTAGTGGTAGACGAATACGGTTCGGTTAGTGGTCTTGTAACCATGGAAGATGTCATAGAAACCCTTTTAGGACTCGAAATTATGGATGAGAGCGATAACGTAGAGGATTTACAGCTATTGGCCCGAAAAAATTGGGAGCACCGTGCCAAACAAAGTGGCGTTATCGAGCAAATTCCCAAACCTGAGTGATGGAAACCGCATATATAAAAACACCTTTAGGCACTGCGCGACTTAGGGGCGATGCGAACGGACTCGCTTCCATAACCGTCTTGAATACCGATGAAACACCCACCGATGTTATCCCAGAAACCTTGGAAGATGCCACATATCAATTAAACGAATATTTTGAAGGAAAACGTGAGACGTTTCAATTGGAACTACATCCGCAAGGCACCGATTTTCAAAAACGGGTGTGGCGAGCGCTACGTGAAATTCCGTATGGGAAAACAGTTTCCTATCTTGAACTTTCCAAAACTTTAGGAGATGTAAAGGCCATTAGGGCCGTTGCAGCTGCAAACGGCAAGAATCCGCTTTGGATTGTTGTACCCTGCCATAGGGTTATCGGCAGTGATGGTTCGCTAACGGGCTATGCCGGTGGACTGCACCGTAAAAAATGGCTTTTGGCACATGAAAGCCCAGCAAAACAACAATCCCTTTTTTGACTTTTTAAACCGTTCGGTTTGTAAAGAAGGTTCAGATACTCCAAATCTCAATAAACAATGTAATTTGACCTTCTTTTTAGATAAACAGCGATATAAATCTATACTGTAAAGGCAGTCCACAAAAGAAAAACCGACCTCTTGGTCGGTTTTTACATTCATTACCTATTTGCCCTTTAATCACAGATGATATTGCTGAAAGCGGTCTCGGTTGATATTGCCACATCTTTTGCAACCGTATCTTTGAACAATACAAACTGGTCAATCCCATGGTTAGACGATCTTGGAGAGATTTCCATTACATAGGCGCCAGCAGTATCAAACTCAACATATATATCATGTGCATCATTGTCCGAAGTGCGAGACATCCAAATAAAATCCAAGTTGTTGCCACTGCGATACACTTTGAACCAACCTTCTTTTGAAGAACCGTTGGGGTTCGGGGTCTTACCGGTATCTTTGGGGTAAACATAACTATCCGTACCCTTGAGCCCATAAAAATCGGCCGCATCGTTAAAGCGTAACCACGTGTCGTTATGCTCGGTACCGTTGTTTCCGTTTTTAATGGCTGAGCTCCATAAAAATCGATATGTTCCAGGGTTTTGAATCTTAATGGTATAACTGGCGATACTATTTCCCGGAGCGTTTAGATATTGTGAGCCCTCCCAAACCATATATCCTTCGCCGGAAAAACTATTACCATCTTTTTTAAGTTTCCAATCCCCTGAAAATTCGGCATTTTCAAACTCGACCTTTACCAAACCGTCTTTTTCAATGAAAACATAGTTGGTAGCATTGTCACAGGATGATGTTTCATTATCGGTTTGCTCGATTTCTTCCGTTTCAGACGTTTCATCCGCACTTACATCAGAATCCTTGGAACAAGAAGTGAATACTACAAAAGAAAATAAAACAGGAAGGGACAAAAGCTTCCGTACAGATTTCTTGTTCATAACAAAATAGTTTTAACATTATCAATACATAAGAAACGTAGCACATGGTCAAAAAATTGGTCAAATGCCATTTTTTCGACAAAATACACTAGTATACTAGACCTTTTGTTTTTAGTAAACTTAATATTTTCGATATTCAAATCTAAACCCTGTAGATAATTTCAAAATGCTTCCGCATTCAACTCTTTCAAAATAACGGCCCTAACCTCTTCTCGAAGGGTTGATTTATCTTCCTCGGCCAAGAGGCCGGCTTCAAAAAACTCGTGTACCTTGGCCCGTACGATCCCCGGGCCACCACTGAAAAAAGAGAATGAAAACCGTTTTTTATTGTCATAAAATGTCATGGGAACAACAGGTATGTTGTGTGCAATCGCCATTTTAAAAGCCCCATCCTTAAAATCATCTAGAATTATGTCCTCATCGGGAACACCACCTTCGGGAAAAATACAAATACTCAACCCCTGGTTCAACCGGCGTTGGGCTCTTCTGTACACCCCTGTTCTACTTCGGGTATCCTCACGATCTACCATTATACAGACCCTCTTGTAGAAAAAACCAAAAACGGGAATCTTTACCAGTTCTTTCTTACCAACAAACACAAAAGGATTTTTACTCACGTAAAGCATCAACATAATATCCAACATACTGGTGTGGTTGGCTATCAACATATAACTTTTTCCCCGCACTAATTTTTGCTCCCAAAGAATTT from Costertonia aggregata harbors:
- a CDS encoding CNNM domain-containing protein, translating into MGLLIFYAVISIFFSFLCSILEAVLLSVNPTFVNLKKKEGKSYALTLEALKKDVDKPLIAILTLNTIAHTVGAILVGVQAKAAYAQLYGSSEKTVFGLTFSEDLMVGVVSTVMTILILVASEIIPKTIGATYWRQLANFTAKSLKIMVLALKYTGLLWILQLFTKLVGSKGHHGSVLSREDFTAMADIAHEDGVFEKSESTIIKNLLRFDEVWVKDIMTPRAVVKIASEQMTIKEFFAENPKLRFSRIPIYGGKVDNITGFVLKDTILEEIINERGNLPLSEIRRDILITKRSTPIPQLFDTLIAKREHVALVVDEYGSVSGLVTMEDVIETLLGLEIMDESDNVEDLQLLARKNWEHRAKQSGVIEQIPKPE
- a CDS encoding methylated-DNA--[protein]-cysteine S-methyltransferase, translating into METAYIKTPLGTARLRGDANGLASITVLNTDETPTDVIPETLEDATYQLNEYFEGKRETFQLELHPQGTDFQKRVWRALREIPYGKTVSYLELSKTLGDVKAIRAVAAANGKNPLWIVVPCHRVIGSDGSLTGYAGGLHRKKWLLAHESPAKQQSLF
- a CDS encoding lysophospholipid acyltransferase family protein — its product is MILFLNLLKKIGFILYRIWFYILVALPIFVFFPFLLITTLSEKWYPQFFWLARDLWATPILYGMGCPPKILWEQKLVRGKSYMLIANHTSMLDIMLMLYVSKNPFVFVGKKELVKIPVFGFFYKRVCIMVDREDTRSRTGVYRRAQRRLNQGLSICIFPEGGVPDEDIILDDFKDGAFKMAIAHNIPVVPMTFYDNKKRFSFSFFSGGPGIVRAKVHEFFEAGLLAEEDKSTLREEVRAVILKELNAEAF